From Crateriforma spongiae, the proteins below share one genomic window:
- a CDS encoding DUF2513 domain-containing protein, translating into MPRDMDLIRKLLIFFRDKPGPDMVDVPPIEGFDDDNIKYHCVLLYDAGFLRCEPITSSTSDRVIEVYPFDLTWSGHEFVDKIANDGIWARVKETVSSRGGVMAYNVINSLATKYALDSVGL; encoded by the coding sequence ATGCCGCGAGATATGGACCTGATCCGGAAGTTGCTAATTTTCTTTCGAGACAAACCAGGGCCTGACATGGTCGACGTACCGCCGATTGAAGGCTTCGACGACGACAACATCAAATATCATTGTGTCCTGCTTTACGATGCAGGGTTCCTTCGTTGTGAACCGATCACTTCATCCACGAGTGATCGTGTTATCGAGGTGTATCCGTTTGACTTGACCTGGAGCGGCCATGAGTTCGTCGACAAGATTGCGAACGACGGGATTTGGGCCCGAGTTAAGGAGACGGTCTCATCACGCGGCGGTGTGATGGCATACAACGTGATTAATAGCCTAGCAACAAAGTACGCTCTCGATTCGGTTGGCTTGTAA